A region of Rhodamnia argentea isolate NSW1041297 chromosome 9, ASM2092103v1, whole genome shotgun sequence DNA encodes the following proteins:
- the LOC115742975 gene encoding protein C2-DOMAIN ABA-RELATED 11-like isoform X2 — protein sequence MGEPLGLLKVTVVRGKGLVIRDFKSSDPYVVVKLGNQTARTRVINSCLNPVWNEELSFSLAEPVGMLNLEVFDRDRFKADDKMGHAHISLQPIVSAARLRQILKVSSGETTLRKVVPDGDNCLVRESSIACIDGEVMQDVWLRLSDVESGEIQLKIKFIDNSFPGTR from the exons ATGGGAGAGCCATTGGGACTGTTAAAAGTGACCGTCGTGAGAGGGAAAGGGCTGGTGATCAGGGACTTCAAGAGCAGCGATCCTTATGTTGTTGTCAAGTTGGGCAACCAG ACTGCAAGGACTAGAGTTATAAACAGCTGCCTGAATCCTGTTTGGAATGAGGAGCTAAGTTTTTCCCTTGCAGAACCTGTGGGAATGCTGAACttg GAAGTCTTTGACAGAGACCGTTTCAAGGCGGATGACAAAATGGGACATGCCCACATAAGCCTTCAACCTATAGTCTCTGCTGCTAGACTGAGACAGATCCTAAAGGTTTCCTCCGGTGAGACGACACTGAGAAAGGTCGTCCCGGATGGGGACAACTGCCTCGTCAGGGAAAGCTCCATCGCCTGCATAGATGGTGAGGTCATGCAGGACGTGTGGTTGAGGCTCAGCGATGTCGAGTCCGGGGAGATTCAGTTGAAGATCAAGTTCATAGATAATTCTTTCCCGGGCACTAGATAG
- the LOC115742975 gene encoding protein C2-DOMAIN ABA-RELATED 11-like isoform X1, translated as MGEPLGLLKVTVVRGKGLVIRDFKSSDPYVVVKLGNQQTARTRVINSCLNPVWNEELSFSLAEPVGMLNLEVFDRDRFKADDKMGHAHISLQPIVSAARLRQILKVSSGETTLRKVVPDGDNCLVRESSIACIDGEVMQDVWLRLSDVESGEIQLKIKFIDNSFPGTR; from the exons ATGGGAGAGCCATTGGGACTGTTAAAAGTGACCGTCGTGAGAGGGAAAGGGCTGGTGATCAGGGACTTCAAGAGCAGCGATCCTTATGTTGTTGTCAAGTTGGGCAACCAG CAGACTGCAAGGACTAGAGTTATAAACAGCTGCCTGAATCCTGTTTGGAATGAGGAGCTAAGTTTTTCCCTTGCAGAACCTGTGGGAATGCTGAACttg GAAGTCTTTGACAGAGACCGTTTCAAGGCGGATGACAAAATGGGACATGCCCACATAAGCCTTCAACCTATAGTCTCTGCTGCTAGACTGAGACAGATCCTAAAGGTTTCCTCCGGTGAGACGACACTGAGAAAGGTCGTCCCGGATGGGGACAACTGCCTCGTCAGGGAAAGCTCCATCGCCTGCATAGATGGTGAGGTCATGCAGGACGTGTGGTTGAGGCTCAGCGATGTCGAGTCCGGGGAGATTCAGTTGAAGATCAAGTTCATAGATAATTCTTTCCCGGGCACTAGATAG
- the LOC115742972 gene encoding DNA oxidative demethylase ALKBH2-like, with the protein MMTLRLKSEPISEEEEEGEPTPSSRSGEEPAKKSTRVDLGNGSEVVYMPRFLSSDESWRFYNYLNSRIPWTRPTIRVFGRSCLQHRDTCYVANAGLTDLVYSGYQPHAYSWDDYPLLKEILEAVHNVLPGSKFNSLLLNRYKGGSDYVGWHSDDEKLYGSAPEIASVSFGCEREFFLKKKPSKTSQARRPDDGPVRKRSRIGSDAAQHTFVLKHGSLLVMRGYTQRDWIHSVPKRAKAEGVRINLTFRRIVS; encoded by the exons ATGATGACCCTTCGGTTGAAATCGGAACCCAtctcggaagaagaagaagaaggagaacccACGCCCTCATCTCGCTCTGGTGAGGAACCCGCGAAGAAATCGACGAGGGTCGATCTTGGGAATGGGAGCGAAGTCGTGTACATGCCTCGCTTCCTCTCGAGCGACGAGTCCTGGCGATTTTACAACTACCTCAACAGTCGCATTCCTTGGACGAGACCTACGATCCGGGTCTTTGGTCGCTCTTGTTTACAG CACAGAGACACATGTTATGTTGCGAATGCCGGTCTGACGGACTTGGTGTACAGTGGATATCAACCACATGCCTACTCGTGGGACGATTATCCTCTGCTCAAGGAAATCTTGGAGGCA GTTCACAATGTGCTTCCTGGGAGTaaattcaattctcttctaTTAAATAGATACAAAGGTGGCAGTGACTATGTAGGTTGGCATTCTGATGACGAGAAACTATACGGATCTGCTCCAGAAATAGCCTCTGTTTCCTTTGGATGTGAACGTGAGTTTTTCCTCAAGAAGAAACCCAGTAAAACCTCCCAAG CAAGAAGACCGGATGATGGACCGGTGAGAAAGCGATCAAGGATAGGCAGTGATGCTGCTCAACATACATTTGTCCTGAAGCATGGCTCCTTGCTAGTGATGAGAGGCTACACTCAACGGGATTGGATCCACTCTGTACCAAAGCGTGCCAAAGCGGAGGGGGTCCGGATCAATCTGACCTTCAGGCGCATTGTCTCATAG
- the LOC115742967 gene encoding acetyl-CoA acetyltransferase, cytosolic 1-like isoform X3: MASASESIHPQDVCIVGVARTPMGGFLGSLSSFSATQLGSIAIKCALKRANVDPALVQEVFFGNVLSANLGQAPARQAALGAGIPNSVICTTVNKVCSSGMKATMLAAQTIRLGVNDFVVSGGMESMSNAPKYIAEARKGSRLGHDIIVDGMLKDGLWDVYNDFGMGVCAEICAENHSITREAQDSYAIQSFERGIAAQNSGLFAWEMVPVEVSGGRGKPSTIVDKDEGLGKFDSAKLKKLRPSFKENGGSVTAGNASSISDGAAALVLVSGKKVLELGLRVIAKIKGYADAAQAPELFTTAPTLAIAKAISNAGLDASQVDYYEINEAFSVVALANQKLLALKPESLNVHGGAVSLGHPLGCSGARILVTLLGMVLI; encoded by the exons ATGGCCTCTGCTTCGGAGTCCATACACCCTCAAG ATGTTTGTATTGTTGGTGTTGCTCGTACGCCCATGGGTGGCTTTCTGggttccctttcttctttctcagcTACTCAGCTTGGCTCCATAGCTATTAAAT GTGCCCTTAAGAGAGCTAATGTAGATCCGGCACTGGTGCAAGAGGTGTTCTTCGGGAATGTCCTAAGTGCAAATTTAGGGCAAGCCCCAGCTAGACAGGCTGCTCTAGGTGCTGGCATACCTAATTCGGTGATTTGCACCACTGTGAATAAAGTTTGCTCATCAGGAATGAAAG CTACAATGCTCGCAGCACAGACCATTCGGTTGGGCGTTAATGATTTTGTTGTGTCTGGTGGTATGGAAAGCATGTCTAATGCACCCAAATATATAGCTGAAGCAAG GAAGGGATCTCGACTTGGACATGATATTATTGTCGATGGCATGCTCAAAGATGGTCTTTGGGATGTTTACAATGACTTTGGAATGGGTGTTTGCGCGGAAATTTGTGCTGAGAATCATAGCATAACCAGAGAAGCACAG GATTCTTATGCTATTCAGAGCTTCGAAAGAGGAATCGCTGCACAGAATAGTGGTCTCTTTGCCTGGGAGATGGTTCCG GTTGAAGTTtcaggaggaagaggaaagcCGTCAACAATTGTAGATAAAGATGAAGGCTTAGGAAAG TTTGACTCTGCAAAACTCAAGAAACTGAGACCTAGCTTCAAGGAGAATGGCGGTTCTGTTACTGCTGGGAATGCATCTAGCATAAG TGATGGTGCAGCTGCATTAGTTCTAGTTAGTGGGAAGAAAGTACTTGAACTTGGGTTGCGAGTAATTGCAAAGATCAAAGGATATGCTGATGCTGCTCAG GCACCCGAACTGTTCACGACAGCCCCAACCCTCGCAATAGCGAAAGCCATTTCGAATGCTGGTCTTGATGCTAGTCAAGTTGACTACTATGAAATTAATGAAGCATTCTCT GTCGTGGCTCTTGCCAATCAAAAGCTACTTGCTCTTAAACCT